The following proteins come from a genomic window of Chryseobacterium glaciei:
- a CDS encoding chloramphenicol acetyltransferase — translation MKTIMKIIDLENWNRKEHFEFFSRMASPYFGFTTEVDCTKAFQKAKDEGHSFFASYLHKSMVAVNSVYELRLRILDGKVVEFDDIHAGTTIGREDGTFGFAFIHFSKDFDVFNAELQSEIEGVQNTTGIRMNNGELGKDLIRHSTIPWNSFTALLHPTPLDKTESVPKITFGKFSISDGKKFLPVSIEAHHGLADGIHIARYLEEFQRQLDM, via the coding sequence ATGAAGACAATAATGAAGATCATCGACTTAGAAAACTGGAACAGAAAAGAACATTTCGAATTTTTCTCAAGAATGGCAAGTCCGTATTTTGGTTTTACAACCGAAGTAGATTGTACAAAAGCATTTCAAAAAGCTAAAGATGAAGGGCATTCTTTTTTTGCCTCATACCTTCACAAATCGATGGTTGCTGTGAATTCTGTATATGAATTAAGATTGAGAATTCTTGATGGTAAAGTTGTAGAATTTGATGATATTCATGCCGGTACAACAATCGGAAGGGAAGACGGAACTTTTGGTTTTGCATTCATTCATTTTTCTAAAGATTTTGATGTTTTCAATGCTGAATTACAAAGCGAAATTGAAGGAGTACAAAATACAACAGGAATCAGAATGAATAACGGAGAATTGGGTAAAGATTTGATCAGACATTCTACCATTCCATGGAATTCTTTCACTGCGTTACTTCATCCAACTCCCTTGGATAAAACGGAATCAGTACCTAAAATTACTTTCGGAAAATTCAGTATTAGCGATGGTAAAAAATTCTTGCCTGTTTCTATTGAAGCGCATCACGGTTTGGCAGACGGAATTCACATTGCAAGGTATTTGGAGGAGTTCCAAAGACAGCTTGATATGTAA
- a CDS encoding sugar O-acetyltransferase — protein sequence MHSKDILERLKSGEAIRPTDPEYFKINKIVNRTIRLSQSLNNATDTEQIRHYLGKIIGTPIDESTIIFPPFHTNFGKFINIGKNVFINHACSFLDMGGIVIEDEVLIGPKVNLITENHPLDPNDRKALLTKPITIKRGAWIGANATILPGVTIGENSVVAAGAVVSKDVPDNTVVGGVPAKFIKSIQHN from the coding sequence ATGCACAGCAAAGATATTTTAGAAAGATTAAAATCAGGAGAAGCCATCCGTCCCACAGATCCGGAGTATTTTAAAATAAATAAGATCGTCAACAGAACGATCAGACTTTCTCAATCACTCAATAATGCTACAGATACAGAACAAATCCGTCATTATTTGGGAAAAATTATTGGGACGCCTATTGATGAAAGCACAATTATATTTCCTCCATTTCATACCAATTTTGGAAAATTTATTAACATCGGAAAAAATGTATTTATCAATCATGCCTGTTCATTTCTCGATATGGGAGGAATTGTGATAGAAGATGAGGTATTGATAGGTCCGAAAGTTAATCTCATCACAGAAAATCATCCTTTAGATCCAAACGACAGAAAAGCTTTACTCACAAAACCAATAACCATTAAACGCGGAGCCTGGATTGGTGCTAATGCAACTATTCTTCCGGGAGTAACCATCGGTGAAAATTCAGTGGTTGCCGCGGGTGCAGTGGTTTCAAAAGACGTTCCTGACAATACTGTGGTAGGCGGAGTTCCTGCAAAATTTATAAAATCAATTCAGCATAATTAA
- a CDS encoding helix-turn-helix domain-containing protein, whose amino-acid sequence MEETEKLQTLGYSGIFLSCFSDYSEKCIHATPDHTLVYLYSGEQIIEDRGEQITLKAGECAFIRRDHRILMYKNSVGEELYKGISLTFKRNVLREFFNKLNKSEIPKNISIPENNIFKIETRPDITSLFQSLTPYFDTNIKPTEGVIHLKLLEGIYALLNSSETLYPILFDFTEPWKIDILEFMNENYMDELTMEQIASYTGRSLATFKRDFSKISNLTPQKWLIKKRLEVAYYKLKEERKKVQDVYIEVGFKNSSHFSTAFKKEYGFPPTEVS is encoded by the coding sequence ATGGAAGAGACAGAGAAATTGCAAACATTAGGATATTCAGGAATATTTCTGTCCTGCTTTTCAGATTATAGCGAAAAATGTATTCATGCAACTCCGGATCACACTTTGGTATATTTATATTCCGGTGAACAAATCATCGAGGATCGAGGCGAACAAATTACTTTAAAAGCTGGAGAATGTGCTTTCATTCGCAGAGACCATCGGATCTTAATGTATAAAAACAGCGTAGGAGAGGAGCTTTACAAAGGGATTTCTCTCACATTCAAAAGAAATGTTTTACGGGAGTTTTTCAATAAGCTAAATAAATCTGAGATTCCAAAAAATATTTCAATACCTGAAAATAATATATTTAAGATTGAAACTCGCCCCGATATTACAAGCTTATTTCAATCATTGACGCCATATTTCGATACCAATATAAAACCCACAGAAGGAGTTATTCATTTAAAATTATTAGAAGGGATTTATGCTTTGCTAAACAGTTCGGAAACATTATATCCGATCCTTTTTGATTTTACAGAACCTTGGAAAATAGATATTTTAGAATTCATGAATGAAAATTACATGGATGAACTTACAATGGAGCAGATTGCTTCTTACACAGGTAGAAGTTTAGCCACTTTCAAAAGAGATTTTAGTAAAATAAGTAATTTAACTCCGCAAAAATGGCTCATTAAAAAACGCCTTGAAGTCGCCTATTATAAACTTAAAGAAGAAAGAAAAAAAGTACAGGATGTTTATATAGAAGTAGGTTTTAAAAATTCATCCCACTTTTCTACAGCATTCAAAAAAGAATACGGATTTCCTCCTACAGAAGTATCTTAA
- a CDS encoding TonB-dependent receptor, whose product MRKSTLKISALGIALFCSNLAFAQKDNLTVQDSVKLQEKIKLGNSKEDNNRNVMLNAANNTSPRDVNIGLPSTVGGITILENDLPAVYFFWPELPNKTWRQSVGLEKTGLLKMDQLANTMGDLGFAVNSYSQTGTKDFKLKGKFTTSTFGWLQGDVNASGPISKNGWTYTVGAFANYDPSTFKLGFARNVDETKIFRAGVTKYFNNDKGKISILYKYADSYNVGNYAVFQYGENGKVTELDNFRIGRDSYVVNDGKIKMKDILSGETYWANMAGNDNRNTSHNIDILGNYMLNNGWNFKFSTRAHFATAKSSNIIPLSIFNADPSAGYTIASTGQPYSGAVGTQLAMHTPATPITNIAGRFSLNKQVGNHNLTVGILEQYYHINKFTSNRSFFFQTVEPQPQRLIGPTTDADGFYNYNAGGEFHSGTENKLSVYGTDEWKVSDNFNLSYGLHLRNHIIDGEYSLTPRTVGFNFTDPSQFNQINQSFFQIGGSLNATYNISKNFGVIANLLYTEENRRLESYSQAFEPNTTKIKSPLGALGVFWNTDYIQLISQATYLKKNNNLNRYNLVNPANTTQAQNVTVYYDIQTIGWTTDFVLKPFKGFNLHYLITLQNPVYKKFTFNAFGTNYDYNDNNVLGVAKVLMEIDPSYTVDKWRFWASFRYFSKQYANLTNALYFAPRWETFGGVNYTVNKNINLGATVINFLNQRGASGTINGAELITDASPYYGKLLTGTYIMPLTGQFSVSFNF is encoded by the coding sequence ATGAGAAAATCAACATTAAAAATTTCAGCACTAGGCATTGCACTTTTCTGTTCAAATCTTGCATTTGCACAGAAAGACAACCTTACCGTACAGGATTCTGTGAAATTGCAGGAAAAAATTAAACTCGGCAATTCAAAAGAAGACAACAACAGAAACGTAATGCTGAATGCAGCCAATAACACCAGCCCGAGAGATGTAAATATCGGACTTCCATCTACAGTCGGCGGAATTACCATTCTTGAAAACGACCTTCCTGCAGTCTATTTTTTCTGGCCGGAACTTCCCAACAAAACATGGAGACAAAGCGTAGGTCTGGAGAAAACAGGATTGTTGAAAATGGATCAACTCGCCAATACAATGGGCGATCTTGGTTTCGCTGTAAATTCTTATTCTCAGACAGGAACAAAAGATTTTAAATTGAAAGGAAAATTCACAACAAGTACTTTCGGTTGGCTTCAGGGAGATGTAAATGCTTCAGGACCGATTTCTAAAAACGGCTGGACGTACACAGTTGGCGCTTTTGCAAACTATGATCCAAGTACTTTTAAGCTAGGTTTTGCAAGAAATGTAGACGAGACAAAGATCTTCAGAGCAGGGGTTACGAAATATTTTAATAATGATAAAGGAAAGATCTCAATTCTATATAAATATGCAGATTCTTATAATGTAGGAAACTACGCAGTTTTTCAGTATGGGGAAAACGGAAAAGTGACTGAGCTTGACAATTTCAGGATCGGAAGAGATTCATATGTTGTAAACGATGGAAAAATCAAAATGAAAGATATTCTGTCCGGAGAAACATATTGGGCAAACATGGCCGGAAATGACAACAGAAATACGTCTCACAACATCGATATTTTAGGGAATTACATGCTAAATAACGGCTGGAATTTCAAATTCTCAACAAGAGCCCACTTTGCAACAGCAAAATCATCCAATATTATTCCTTTAAGTATTTTCAATGCGGATCCATCTGCGGGTTATACGATAGCTTCTACAGGACAGCCATATTCAGGAGCTGTTGGAACCCAGCTGGCAATGCACACGCCGGCAACTCCTATCACCAATATTGCAGGAAGATTTTCATTAAATAAACAAGTAGGAAATCACAACCTAACGGTGGGGATTTTAGAACAATACTATCACATAAATAAATTCACATCCAACAGATCATTCTTTTTCCAGACCGTTGAGCCACAGCCACAAAGACTTATCGGGCCAACAACTGATGCAGATGGTTTCTACAACTATAATGCTGGTGGAGAGTTTCATAGTGGAACAGAAAACAAACTTTCGGTGTATGGAACCGACGAATGGAAGGTTTCAGACAACTTTAATCTGAGCTATGGTCTACATTTAAGAAATCATATCATTGATGGAGAATATTCTTTAACTCCTAGAACGGTAGGTTTCAATTTTACGGATCCAAGCCAGTTCAATCAGATTAACCAAAGCTTTTTCCAAATTGGAGGTAGCTTAAACGCAACCTATAACATCAGCAAAAATTTCGGGGTAATTGCCAATTTACTGTACACGGAAGAAAACAGAAGATTGGAAAGTTATTCTCAGGCTTTTGAACCCAATACAACCAAAATTAAAAGTCCACTCGGAGCATTGGGAGTTTTCTGGAACACAGATTATATCCAGTTGATTTCTCAGGCAACTTATCTTAAAAAGAATAATAATCTTAACAGATATAATTTAGTTAATCCAGCCAATACAACACAGGCTCAAAACGTTACTGTTTACTATGATATTCAGACAATTGGATGGACAACGGATTTTGTGTTGAAACCGTTTAAAGGATTTAATCTTCATTATTTGATCACATTACAGAATCCTGTGTATAAGAAATTCACTTTCAACGCTTTCGGAACAAATTACGATTACAACGACAACAATGTTTTAGGAGTTGCTAAAGTTTTAATGGAAATCGACCCTAGTTATACCGTTGACAAATGGAGATTCTGGGCAAGCTTCAGATATTTCTCAAAACAGTACGCCAACCTTACCAATGCCTTATACTTTGCTCCAAGATGGGAAACTTTTGGAGGAGTGAATTATACCGTTAACAAAAATATCAACCTTGGCGCAACAGTAATCAACTTCCTGAACCAAAGGGGAGCAAGTGGTACCATCAACGGTGCTGAATTAATCACAGATGCCAGTCCATATTACGGAAAACTATTGACAGGAACATACATTATGCCGTTGACAGGGCAGTTTTCAGTAAGCTTTAATTTTTAA
- a CDS encoding aldo/keto reductase: protein MKTRTLGNQGLEVSELGLGCMGLTFGYGPATDEKEAINLIRNAYDSGVTFFDTAEAYSQGGNEILLGKAVHPFREKVVIATKFGFQEGDATKGLDSRPERIRQVAENSLRFLQTDYIDLFYQHRVDPNVPIEDVAGTIQDLIKEGKIRYWGLSEAGVETIRKAHAVQPVAALQSEYSLFFRETEKEIIPILEELGIGFVPFSPLGKGFLTGAINDQTKFDKDDFRNIVPRFSEENRKANQALVDLLQNITKEKEATPAQIALAWLLAQKPFIAPIPGTTKIHRLQENIGATNVELTQEDLHQIEETASKITILGERYPQHLQNRVGK, encoded by the coding sequence ATGAAAACAAGAACATTAGGAAACCAAGGATTAGAAGTTTCTGAATTAGGATTAGGATGCATGGGATTAACTTTTGGTTACGGCCCTGCAACAGACGAAAAAGAAGCCATTAACTTAATCAGAAATGCTTACGATTCAGGAGTGACATTTTTTGATACAGCTGAAGCTTACAGTCAAGGCGGGAACGAAATATTATTAGGAAAAGCTGTTCACCCATTCCGTGAAAAGGTAGTAATTGCTACAAAATTTGGATTTCAGGAAGGTGATGCTACCAAAGGTTTAGACAGCCGTCCGGAAAGAATCCGTCAGGTTGCAGAAAACTCATTGCGGTTTTTACAGACTGATTATATTGATTTATTCTATCAACACAGAGTTGATCCGAATGTTCCTATCGAAGACGTTGCAGGAACAATTCAGGACTTGATAAAAGAAGGGAAGATTAGATATTGGGGATTGTCGGAAGCTGGTGTTGAAACTATTAGAAAAGCCCATGCAGTTCAGCCGGTTGCCGCTTTACAGAGTGAATATTCATTATTTTTCCGTGAAACTGAAAAAGAGATCATTCCGATTTTGGAAGAATTAGGAATTGGTTTTGTGCCGTTCAGTCCGCTTGGAAAAGGATTTTTAACCGGAGCTATTAATGATCAAACAAAATTTGATAAAGATGATTTCAGAAATATCGTTCCCCGATTTTCGGAAGAGAACAGAAAAGCCAATCAGGCATTGGTAGATCTTCTTCAGAATATTACTAAAGAGAAAGAAGCAACTCCGGCACAGATTGCTCTGGCTTGGTTATTAGCTCAAAAACCTTTCATCGCTCCAATTCCGGGAACTACGAAAATTCATCGTTTGCAGGAAAATATTGGGGCAACAAATGTTGAATTAACTCAGGAAGATTTACATCAAATTGAAGAAACAGCTTCAAAAATCACCATTTTAGGAGAAAGATATCCTCAACATCTTCAAAACAGAGTAGGAAAATAA
- a CDS encoding NUDIX hydrolase, which produces MDSKQQILDKSNEARELFLPHISADPVIFGFEQNELKVLLIKMNYRKQWLLPGGYVRKDEDLDEAVERILGDRAGVTGVYLEEFGVFGKKNRSEFYFEDFDETLFHKQRFISIGYYALYNPTKLNPIPDEFSEKVEWIYLSQLSEIELAMDHREIVEKALMTLREKISTKPIGYNLLPEKFTLSELQKLYEAILGKELNRGNFYRKIKNLGILNKLEEQRRGGAHKSPDLYSFDEENYEKALENGLSNW; this is translated from the coding sequence ATGGATTCCAAACAGCAAATTTTAGATAAATCAAACGAAGCCCGAGAACTTTTCCTTCCTCATATATCTGCCGATCCTGTGATCTTTGGGTTTGAGCAGAACGAGTTAAAGGTTTTACTGATCAAGATGAATTACCGAAAACAATGGTTGCTACCGGGAGGCTACGTGAGAAAAGATGAAGATCTGGATGAAGCTGTGGAAAGAATTTTAGGAGACAGAGCCGGTGTAACGGGCGTTTATCTTGAAGAATTCGGGGTTTTTGGAAAGAAAAACAGAAGCGAATTTTATTTTGAAGATTTTGATGAAACGCTTTTCCATAAGCAAAGATTTATCTCGATCGGATATTACGCCTTATACAATCCTACAAAATTGAATCCTATTCCGGATGAATTCAGTGAAAAGGTTGAGTGGATCTATTTAAGTCAATTATCAGAAATTGAACTGGCAATGGATCACCGCGAGATCGTAGAAAAAGCATTAATGACTTTAAGAGAAAAGATCTCAACAAAGCCTATCGGATATAATCTTTTACCTGAAAAATTTACCCTTTCTGAATTGCAAAAATTATATGAAGCGATTTTAGGAAAAGAGCTTAACCGTGGGAATTTTTACAGAAAAATCAAAAATCTTGGAATTTTAAATAAATTGGAAGAACAAAGACGCGGTGGCGCTCATAAATCTCCTGATCTGTATTCTTTCGATGAAGAAAATTATGAGAAAGCGTTGGAAAACGGGTTGAGTAATTGGTAA
- a CDS encoding alpha/beta hydrolase produces the protein MNKLIMIIGASLLFFGEASAQKKQNSKIVNTEMKQISPDTFTTFKVSNNLIMYRVVFKNQYNMDVVGHLFIPKSFSQSQKHPAIIVGHPMGAVKEQSADVYASHMAEKGFVTMAIDLSFWGESAGEPRNAVLPDVYSEDFSAAVDFLGTRPFIDKEKIGVIGVCGSGSFVLSAAKIDPRLKAIATVSMYDMGSASRNGLNHSQTLEQRKETQKQAAEQRYVEFLDGDTKYIGGTTHKIDENTDPIQKEFFEFYRTPRGEYTPKSSSPLLTTHPTLSSVVKFNNFYPFNDIETISPRPVLFITGDQAHSKEFSEDAYKKAAEPKELYYIKGAGHVDLYDKTDLIPFDKLDEFFKQNL, from the coding sequence ATGAATAAACTTATCATGATTATAGGAGCATCTCTTTTATTTTTTGGAGAAGCATCCGCCCAGAAAAAACAAAACAGCAAAATAGTGAATACCGAAATGAAACAAATATCGCCAGATACATTTACCACTTTTAAAGTAAGTAATAATCTGATCATGTATAGGGTTGTGTTTAAAAATCAATACAATATGGATGTCGTAGGTCATCTTTTTATTCCAAAAAGTTTTAGCCAAAGCCAAAAACATCCTGCCATTATCGTTGGACATCCAATGGGAGCCGTAAAAGAGCAAAGTGCAGATGTATATGCTTCCCATATGGCAGAAAAAGGATTCGTCACAATGGCAATAGATCTTTCTTTTTGGGGTGAGAGTGCAGGTGAGCCACGCAATGCCGTTTTACCAGATGTATATTCCGAAGATTTCAGTGCTGCTGTTGATTTTTTAGGTACCAGACCTTTTATTGACAAAGAAAAAATAGGAGTTATTGGAGTATGTGGCAGCGGAAGTTTTGTATTAAGTGCAGCAAAAATAGATCCTAGATTAAAGGCAATTGCAACAGTGAGTATGTACGATATGGGAAGTGCAAGTCGTAATGGTTTGAATCATTCTCAAACTCTTGAACAAAGAAAAGAAACTCAGAAACAGGCAGCCGAACAACGATATGTAGAATTTTTAGACGGAGACACAAAATATATTGGCGGAACAACTCATAAAATTGATGAAAATACAGACCCTATTCAAAAGGAGTTTTTTGAGTTCTATCGTACGCCTAGAGGTGAATACACCCCAAAAAGCAGTTCTCCATTACTCACTACACATCCAACGTTAAGCAGTGTGGTGAAATTTAATAATTTCTATCCATTCAATGATATCGAAACCATTTCACCACGTCCTGTGCTTTTTATCACTGGTGATCAAGCACATTCAAAAGAATTCAGTGAAGATGCTTACAAAAAAGCGGCAGAACCAAAAGAATTATATTACATCAAAGGAGCCGGACATGTTGATTTATATGATAAGACAGATTTAATTCCTTTTGATAAATTGGACGAATTTTTCAAACAAAATTTATAG
- a CDS encoding NAD(P)H-binding protein, with translation MKKVLIIGATGSLAKYVVEAVKPLENIELTLFTRNKNRLSKDLSDDCEVIEGNALNFIDIKNAVKGKDIVYINLDGDLETMTNNIVLAMQEEKVKRIIGISSIGIYNIPLRPVLVPYRKLADIIENSGLNYTILRPDWFTNTDEINYETTIKGSPEIGSAISRKSIADFVSKLINYPNLYINENLGISKPN, from the coding sequence ATGAAAAAAGTACTTATTATAGGTGCCACCGGAAGCCTCGCAAAATACGTTGTTGAGGCGGTGAAACCTTTAGAAAATATTGAATTAACCTTATTCACACGAAATAAAAACAGGCTTTCAAAAGACCTTTCAGATGATTGTGAAGTTATTGAAGGAAATGCTTTGAATTTCATTGATATAAAAAATGCTGTAAAAGGAAAAGACATTGTTTACATCAACCTCGATGGCGATTTGGAAACAATGACGAACAATATCGTACTGGCTATGCAGGAAGAGAAGGTAAAGAGAATCATTGGGATCAGCTCTATTGGGATCTACAATATTCCGTTGCGACCTGTTTTGGTTCCTTACAGAAAATTGGCGGATATTATTGAAAATTCAGGTTTGAATTATACCATTTTAAGACCTGATTGGTTCACCAACACGGATGAAATTAATTACGAAACCACCATTAAAGGCTCACCGGAAATTGGTTCTGCTATTTCAAGAAAAAGTATTGCCGATTTTGTTTCAAAACTGATCAATTACCCGAATTTGTATATCAATGAAAACTTAGGAATTAGTAAACCCAATTAA
- a CDS encoding glycoside hydrolase family 3 protein produces MKKTVLSIAVLCFGISVSAQNIHQIKNNNGPVLGYSEESGVKILDVAGKKFKDLNKNGKLDKYEDWRLSVEERAKDLASKMSVEQIAGLMLYSAHQAVPAPSEGFRAGKYNGKFFSESGANPWDLTDQQKKFLKDDNLRHVLVTTLQSPEVAAKWNNNLQSYIEGLGLGIPSNNSTDPRHSASVTAEFNEGAGGQISLWPDGLAMGATFDPELVRKFGNIAAQEYRALGISTALSPQIDLGTEPRWYRIAYVFSESPELTTDLARGYIDGFQTSFGKDVIKNGWGYKSVNAMVKHWPGGGPEEGGRDGHWAMGKYAVYPGNNFQNHVKPFTEGAFKLNGGTKEASAVMPYYTISFNQDAKNGENVGNGFSKYLITDLLRGKYGYEGVVCTDWLITAEEGKTPGTFAGKPWGVEKLSIAERHYKVLEAGVDQFGGNNDKGPVLEAYQMGVKEHGEKYMRTRFEQSAVRLLKNIFRTGLFENPYVNVEETKKIVGNPEFMKAGYDAQVKSIVMLKNKAQILPVKERKTVYIPKRYSPATFNWWGVYTAPSLDYPVDLEFVKKHYNVTNDPTKADFAIVFVQSPHSEEGGYSDVDVKDGGNGYLPISLQYQTYTATEAREKSIAAGDAVVAPTVKDRTFKNKTSTATNFTDLLNIENTYKAMNGKPVIVSVTASKPMIFSEFEKHSDGILVNFNVSNQAVVDIIAGKYEPSGLLPLQMPADMKTVETQKEDVPFDMVPYKDSEGHAYDFGYGLNWSGVIKDARTQKYVK; encoded by the coding sequence ATGAAAAAGACAGTTTTAAGTATCGCAGTTTTGTGTTTCGGGATCTCGGTCTCTGCACAAAATATTCATCAGATAAAAAACAATAACGGACCCGTTTTAGGATATTCCGAAGAATCGGGAGTGAAAATTCTTGATGTTGCAGGAAAGAAATTTAAAGATTTAAATAAAAACGGAAAACTCGACAAATATGAAGACTGGCGATTATCTGTGGAAGAAAGAGCGAAAGATCTGGCTTCCAAAATGTCTGTTGAACAGATCGCCGGTTTGATGCTTTATAGTGCTCACCAGGCAGTTCCGGCTCCGTCTGAAGGTTTCAGAGCAGGAAAATACAATGGTAAATTCTTCAGTGAAAGCGGTGCCAATCCATGGGATCTTACCGATCAGCAAAAGAAATTTTTAAAAGATGATAATCTTCGTCATGTTTTGGTGACCACTTTACAGTCACCAGAAGTCGCAGCGAAATGGAATAACAATTTACAGTCTTATATCGAAGGATTAGGATTAGGAATTCCTTCCAATAACAGCACTGATCCTAGACATTCGGCTTCTGTAACCGCTGAGTTTAACGAAGGAGCGGGAGGACAAATTTCTCTTTGGCCGGATGGATTGGCAATGGGAGCCACTTTCGATCCTGAATTGGTCAGAAAATTTGGAAATATTGCCGCTCAGGAATACCGTGCGTTGGGAATTTCAACGGCTTTATCTCCACAAATCGATTTAGGGACAGAACCTCGATGGTACAGAATCGCTTACGTTTTCAGCGAAAGCCCTGAGCTAACTACCGACTTAGCAAGAGGCTATATTGATGGTTTCCAGACTTCTTTTGGAAAAGACGTGATTAAAAATGGTTGGGGTTACAAAAGTGTTAATGCAATGGTAAAACACTGGCCGGGCGGAGGTCCTGAAGAAGGTGGTCGTGACGGTCACTGGGCAATGGGAAAATATGCCGTTTATCCGGGGAATAATTTTCAAAATCACGTGAAGCCATTTACAGAAGGAGCCTTTAAATTAAATGGAGGAACCAAAGAAGCCTCTGCAGTAATGCCTTACTACACAATCAGCTTTAACCAGGATGCTAAGAACGGTGAAAATGTAGGAAATGGTTTCAGTAAATATTTAATTACTGATCTTTTAAGAGGAAAATATGGCTATGAAGGAGTTGTATGTACCGACTGGCTGATTACTGCTGAAGAAGGAAAAACTCCCGGAACTTTTGCCGGAAAGCCCTGGGGTGTTGAAAAACTGTCAATTGCAGAGCGTCATTACAAAGTACTGGAGGCCGGAGTTGATCAGTTTGGAGGAAATAATGATAAAGGACCTGTTCTGGAAGCTTATCAAATGGGCGTGAAAGAACATGGTGAAAAATATATGCGTACCCGTTTCGAGCAATCGGCAGTTCGTCTGTTAAAGAATATTTTCAGAACCGGATTGTTTGAAAATCCTTATGTAAACGTGGAAGAGACCAAAAAGATCGTAGGAAATCCTGAATTTATGAAAGCAGGATATGATGCTCAGGTAAAATCTATTGTGATGTTGAAAAACAAAGCTCAGATTCTTCCTGTTAAAGAAAGAAAAACTGTTTACATTCCGAAACGATATTCTCCGGCAACATTCAACTGGTGGGGAGTGTACACAGCTCCGAGCTTAGATTATCCCGTTGATTTAGAATTTGTTAAAAAGCATTACAACGTTACGAATGATCCGACAAAAGCAGATTTTGCCATCGTGTTCGTTCAAAGTCCGCACAGTGAAGAAGGAGGCTACAGCGATGTTGACGTAAAAGATGGCGGAAACGGATATTTGCCAATTTCTCTTCAATATCAAACCTACACGGCAACAGAAGCCCGTGAAAAAAGTATAGCGGCAGGAGATGCAGTGGTGGCACCAACGGTTAAAGACAGAACGTTCAAAAATAAAACAAGTACTGCCACCAATTTCACCGATTTATTGAATATTGAAAATACCTACAAAGCAATGAACGGAAAACCTGTCATTGTTTCTGTTACCGCTTCAAAACCAATGATTTTCTCTGAATTTGAAAAACATTCTGACGGTATTTTGGTAAATTTCAATGTGTCCAATCAGGCTGTGGTAGATATTATCGCCGGAAAATATGAACCCTCAGGATTATTACCACTTCAGATGCCTGCAGATATGAAAACAGTGGAAACTCAGAAAGAAGATGTTCCGTTTGATATGGTTCCTTACAAAGATTCAGAAGGTCATGCGTATGATTTTGGGTACGGACTGAACTGGTCAGGGGTTATTAAAGATGCAAGAACGCAGAAATATGTAAAATAA